ATATAAAAGGCTTATATTGGGATTAGGAATATTAAAAGATAAAGATGTGGAACATATGGTTGAAATATTAGCTCCCTTGGCTGATGAAATAATAATAACAGAAGTAAATATGCCTAGAAAAATGGATGCTTATGATTTACAAGAAATAGTTAATAAATATAATAGAAATACTTTTGTAGAAAAGAATATAAAAAAGGCTATAGATAAAGCATTTGAAAAAGCTAATAAAGATGATTTAATTATATTTGCAGGTTCTTTGTATTTAATAGGAGATGTTAGAAGAATTTTTATTCAAAATAAATAGTTATATGTAACCTTTCTATAGAATATACATATTTATATATTCTATAGGAGGTTTTTTTATGAATAAAATAAAATTTAATCCCTATTATAATTTAACAAATGAACAACTAATTGATTTTACTATTGAGGAAATGGATAGATTAAAAATTTTATCTATGGAGGAAGATACAAGTGAATATCAGAAGGGAGTATATATAGTAAATCAGTTGATAATTGAAGTAAAAAGAAGAAATATATCATTAAATAGGCAAAGACTTAGCCGTAGAATATTGCTATAGCAAATTTATATCACCTTAATCCATTATATTGCATAGATTGATTTATATATAGTGGATGGGGGTGGTAGGTTGAAATTAAAAGAGAAACTTATTATTGCTAATACTGGGGATGATACGTTAACTTGTATAAATCTATTAGATAAAAAAGTAGATAAAATAATTTATTTAAGGGAAACTATAAATAATGGTACAAATACTATGTTGAATGTTCCTTCAATTGGGCCTTGGGATATGATATACGATGGATATAAATTTGTATATTGCACCAATGCTTATGATAATTCAATTTTTAAGATCGATATAATTAGTGGTAATCTTGTAGATAAATTATATGTAGGAAGTTTCCCTACTAGTATAAAAGCTTTTGATGATCATATTTTTATTGTAAACAGTGATTCTAATTCTATATCTGTTGTTGACGAGAAAGAATTTTATTTAATTGAAAATATTCCAGTAGGTGAAAAACCTATAGATATTGAAATTGATGAAATTCAAAAAAAATTATATATAGCTAATAGTAATGGAAGTAGTATAAATATTATAGACCTAGATGAATATAAGAATCAAACCATTAAATTAAAAAACAATCCACTTAAAATAATCATAGAAGATGAATATATGTATATCTTGTATAGTGTCAATAATGGGACTATAAATAATAGTAATATTTCCATAATGAATTTAAAAAATTATAGTGAAGAAGAAATTTTTCAGCTTAAAGGTATATTTACAACCATGTTAAAATTAAATGATAAAGAAATAGTTTTTATTACTAGTATAGATGAGGGGTATATTTGTAGGTTGGACATTGAAAAAAGAAATCTATTAAGCAAAACTAAGCTTATGGGAATGCCTAATAGAATTAAATGGGATAGAGACAACACAATATTTATAACTGATATAGCAAATGATATATTATATTTTTTTGATATAAAAGAGAATAATTTAACAGATTATATAAAAGTTGGAAAAGAGCCGGGAGGGATTTTAATTATCTAGTGAAAATATTTCTTCATTTATTAATAAATTCAATATATTTTTAAAAATATATTCTGTATTTTGTTTCCAAGTACTACAAATTTTTTGAGCTTGTTCTTCAGTAGTTACATTTAAATAAAGGCTAAATAAAGTGTCATTTTTTTCTACTAATTTAAGATTTATCGTATAACTATGTTCATCTGTTTTAAAATATTCTCCTATAATTTGAGTGCTTTTATTTTTTTCATTAGATATTTGATTAAATTTGCTTAAAATATATTTTTTAATGTTTTCAGGGATTCTATCTTGCAAATAGTAAAGAGTTATTTTACCTTTGTCCAGCATTCTATAGATTTTTTTATTTTCTTTCTCCACATATTCTATAAATTTTGAATTTACCAGTTCAGATAAATATTGTTGGATTAAAAAATAGTTCATGTAATTATTTTCCAGTATAAATTCAGTAAGTTCCTCGTTGGTTAGAGGTTCTTTAGATTTATCAATTATATACAGTAAAAGCAATTTATTTTGAGCAAGTTCTTCAGTATTTTCTGCAAACATATTTAACACCTCTATTATATTTAAATATATTATGAATGTATGTAAATTATATCACATAAAACAGGTAAGTGGAATTCCACTTACCTGTTTTATGATTATTTATTTGATAATTGTCTTTGAGCATCTTCTACAAGTTTTTTTACCATATATCCGCCTACATAACCGTTCACTCTAGAAGGTAAATTGCCTTTATCTATGCTATCATAGTTATTAATTCCTAGTTCGCTAGCTATTTCTAACTTCATTTGATTTAAAGCTTCTCTAGCTTCAGGAACTACTATTTTATTATTAGCCATTTATTATCCTCCTTTACAACAACTTTTTTTGTTGCTGTATTATTAGGATAACCTTATTATTTTAAAAATATTATGCCAAATATATAAAATATACATAATCTATGCCATTACAGAAAAAAATTACAATGTATTATATACATGTATTAAAGAAAATATAATAATAAGCAAAAGTAATATAAATATAAAATGAGAATAAATTATATTAATAGATATTACAGGAGGTGATTTATTGAATAAGGAATATAAAAGAAATCATATAATATTTAGAATACTTGTAGTTATATTTTTAGTTATAATTTCAATTATATATACTGGTATTAAATCAAATATTAATATTTCAGAAGTATTTTCATATAAAAAAGAATTGCCAATATATAGTGTAGAAACAGAGGAGAAAAAAGTAGCTATTACTTTTGATGCATCTTGGGGCGATGACCATACTTTAGATATATTAGATATATTGGATAAATATAATGTAAAAAGCACTTTTTTTTTAGTGGGATTTTGGGTTGATAAATATCCTGAACATGTAAAGGAGATATATAATAGAGGTCATGATGTAGGGAATCATTCTACAAATCATCCTTATATGACCAAGTTATCTGATGAAGAAATTGTAAAAGAAATTAATATAACAGAAGATAAAATAGAAAAGATAATAAATGAAAAACCTATATTATTTAGAGCTCCATTTGGAGATTATGATGATAGAGTAATAAATTTGTGTAAGGAAAACGGTTACTATGTGATTCAATGGGATGTGGATTCATTAGATTGGAAGGAGATGGGAGTACAACCAGTAGTAGATAGAGTTATTAGAAATGTAAGAAATGGATCAATAATATTATTTCACAATAATGCAAAATATGTATCAGAATATTTACCTATAGTTATAGAGAGACTTCAAAATGAAGGATATGAAATAGTGCCAGTGTCTCAATTGATTTATAAAGATAATTTTTATATGGATAATACAGGAAGACAAATACAAAAGAATGATGAATAAATATTTTATATGCCATTTAGTTACTAATTTAACTGATTGTTTTTGATGGAAACTTTTTCTATAATTTGATAATATATTATCAAATTATATTTTTATAAAGGCAAATGTATATAGTAAAAATCGTAATCATATTAATTATTATATTAGAATAAACATAGTTATAGATTAAAAAACACAAGAATAAGGGGGAGATGAATATAAATGATTAGTAAATTAATGGATACTAATTCGGTAAAAATTATAGGTAAAATGGCTACGCCATTAAATTTTAGCCATGAAATATATGGTGAAGGATTTTATACATTTGAAGTAGAAGTGCCCAGGTTGAGTAATTCAGTAGATATTTTACCTATTACTGTTTCTGAACGTTTAATTGTAGATATGGATTTAGATGTTGGAGCATTTGTAGAGATATATGGGCAACTAAGATCATATAATAGATATATTGATAATGGTAGCCGTTTGATTTTAACAGTATTTGCTAGGGATATTATATTGTTAATAGATGAAGATGAAATAAAAGAAATGTTAGAAAAACCAAATGAAATTTTTTTAGATGGATATATATGTAAACCTCCTATTTACAGAACTACACCTCTAGGAAGAGAAATAACTGATTTACTTATAGCTGTAAATAGAGCGTACAATAAATCTGATTACATACCTTGTATTGCTTGGGGAAGAAATGCAAGATTTTGTGAAAAATTACTAATAGGAGATCATATAAAAATATGGGGAAGGATACAGAGTAGAAAATATCAAAAAAGATATGGAAATGATAAAATAGAAACTAAGGTTGCTTATGAAGTGTCTATATCTAAGTTAGAATATATTGAAAATGATAACAATAGGAAATACTTATAATAAAATGTTGCTGTGTAATTAAAAAGTTAAAATAAAAGCAATATTGTTTAAACAAATATATTTAAATTTAAGATGGGTTACATAATGACAAAAACTTCAATAAATTGTATACTATTATTAATAGATTTAGGTTTTAACTTAAATGAGTGCAAGATAGTTTAGTATAAAAAATCCAATGATTATAATAAGGGGAATACTTATGCGTACTGAAATAATAATAGTTACTATGCTATTTGTGATACTTGTGAGTCTACAGCACACTTTAAATAAAATACTCGTAGAATTAAGACAGATTAAAGAAATATTGATTAGAAAATTTCAGGAATAAATAATAAAACCTACAGTGCACTGTAGGTTTTATTATTTATTTATCATATCTTTCATATTATATAATCCTTTTTCCTTATTTACTATGAACTCAGCAGCAGTTAATGCACCTTTAGCAAATACGTTTTTTGAATAAGCACTATGTTTTATTTCAATAATTTCATCTAATCCAGCAAATAATACAGTATGTTCACCTACTATAGTTCCTCCGCGAATTGCATGAATCCCTATTTCATCAGGAGTTCTTTTATTATTTTTAGTATGTCTTCCAAAGGTGTATGATTTGTTATTATTAAAAACCTTGTTGATTTCATTAGCTATCATATAGGCAGTTCCGCTAGGTGCATCTATTTTTTTGTTGTGATGTTTTTCAATTATTTCAATATCAAAATCTTCACCTAAAATAGAAGCAGCTTTTGAAACTAAGGATAATATAAGGTTAATTCCTAAAGACATATTGGCTGAGTAGAATATTGGAATATTTTTTGAAGCTTCTTTTAGCTTATCTATTTCTTTTTCACCATATCCAGTAGTTCCAATTACTAATGGAGTATTATTTAATATTGCATAATTAATTAAATTATCTATAGATGAAGGATGGGAAAAATCGATTATAACATCACATTTTTTATTAAAATCCAGTATGTTTTCATATATATCTATATTTCCGTTATATGAAGAAGCGTTTTTATCTATACCCCCTACTAATTCCATGTCCTCTCTAGCTGAAATGAGTTTACTAATTGTTTGCCCCATTTGACCTAGATAACCGCTTATAACTACCTTTAGCATAAGAATTACCTCCTAATCTCCATACCATATTTTTTCATTTCGTCTATTAATTTTTCTCTATTCTCATCAGACATGGAAGTTAATGGTAGCCTACAAGGACCAACATTCATACCTAGTAAATTCATAGCTTCTTTAACAGGAATTGGATTTACTTCGATAAATAGAGCATCTATTAATGGTTTCATTTTCAATTGTAATTCTTTAGAAGCTTCTATATCTCCATCTAAGAAAAATTGGACCATGTTGTGAGTATCTTTTGGCAGTATATTAGCTGCTACTGATATAACTCCATGACCACCTAGAGATAAAAGTGGAACTACCATATCATCATTTCCGGAATATATATAGAAATCATCATCTGCTAACCTAGCAATTTCAGCCACTTGAGCAATATTACCACTTGCTTCTTTTACACCTCTGATATTTGGATGTTTAGACATTTCAAATAAGGTGTTTGGTAGTACATTTAATCCAGTTCTACTAGGCACATTATATACAATAATAGGTATGTTTACTTTATCAGCAATTGCAGTATAATGTTCTATTAATCCTTTTTGAGTGGTTTTATTATAATATGGGGTTACTATTAGCAATCCATCAGCTCCAATTTCTTCTGCATATTGACTAAGTTCAATAGAATGTTTAGTGTTATTACTGCCCGTTCCTGCAATTACTGGAATTCTATTATTTACTTTTTCTACTGTAAATCTGATAGCTTCTTTTTTTTCTTCATCGCTCATAGTAGCTGATTCACCAGTAGTACCACATATTATAATAGCATCTGTACCTTCTGAGATATGCCATTCTAATAATTCGCCAAGTTTTTCAAAATCAACCCCTTGATCGTTAAAAGGGGTCACTATAGCAACTCCAGAACCTTTAAACATAATTATAACCTCCTATTTTTTAATAATAATTCAGCTATTTGGATAGTATTAGTAGCTGCACCTTTCCTGATATTGTCTGCTACTATCCAAATATTTAAACCATTTTCTAAACTAAAATCTCTTCTTATTCTTCCTACATATACTTTGTCTTTACCTTCTGCCATAATAGGCATAGGATAAATATTGTTTGTAGGATCATCTAATACTTCTATTCCTGGGAAATTTTCCAATAATTTAAATATATCTTTTAGTTCAAAGTCTTTTTTTAATTCAATATTTGCAGATACAGCATGACCGTATTTAACAGGAACTCTTACAGTAGTGGCAGTTATTTTTATGTCGTTGTTTTCTAGTATCTTTTTTGTTTCTTCAATCATTTTAATTTCTTCTTTTGTATAACCATTATCGAGAAAATCATCAATATGTGGTATTACATTAAAAGCAATAGGATGAGGATATTTTTCATGGAAAGGTTTGTTTAAACCTTTTTCCAAATCTTTAAGTCCTCCTATTCCTGAGCCAGATACTGATTGATAAGTTGAAAATACAACTCTCTTTAATCCATATTCATCATCCAAAGGTTTAAGAGGTATAACTGATTGAATGGTGGAACAATTTGGGTTTGAAATTATACCTTTATGTTTATTTATTGCTTCAGGATTTACTTCTGGAACTATTAGAGGTACCCATTCTTCCATCCTCCATGCACTACTGTTGTCAATTACCACAATTCCTTTTTCTTTTGCAATAGGGGCAAATTTTTTACTTATATTACCTCCTGCTGAGAATAAAGCTATATCTATGGGTTTATCAAAGGAATCTTCTTTTAATTCTTCTACTATATATTCTTTATTTTTAAAATTTATTGTTTTACCTTTAGATTTTGATGAGGCAAATAGATATAATTTATTTACTGGGAAATTTCTTTCTTCCATTATTTTTAGGAAATTTCGACCAACCATACCTGTAGCCCCTACGATTCCAATATTTACCATATAATTAAAACACCTCCATTAATAAATAATATTAATTACATATATATTATTATAATATATGATATTCTTCAATAATAGAAGAGTATATTTGATTTTAGATATTAAAAAGTATAAAATATATAAAGAAAGGGGAATATAATATGCCTAAAAACAAAAACATACCATCAATTTTAGAAACAAATATATTGTTTTTATTTATTGCATTATCACTGACAACATTAGGAGCATTTGCCCAATATAAAAACATCTATATAGGTTTATTGATAACTGAATACATTATTATATTGATGCCAATAGTATTATATTTAAAGTTTAATAATTATTCTATTAATTATGTTCTTAGACTTAACAAGATAAATTTAAAACAAATATTATTGACTATATTAATAGTATTATTTTCTTATCCAGTAGCGGTATTCTTTAATTTTATTGGTATAACTTTGTTGAGTAGATTTATAGAAATTCAACCAACTCCTTTACCTTTGCCTTCTAATCTAAAGGAGTATGTACTTAGTTTTTTAATAATTTCTTTGACACCTGGAATATGCGAAGAAACTATGTTTAGAGGATTAATAATGTCTTCTTATGATAGATTAGGTAAGAAAAAAGCTATTATATATTCTGCTATATTATTTGGATTATTTCATTTTAATGTACAAAATTTGTTAGGACCTATCTATTTAGGCATATTATTTGGAACAATAGCATATAAAACTAATTCCATCTATGCTACAATGATTGGACATACCGTAAATAATACTATTGCATTAACTATTGGCTATATTGCAACTAAGACTGAGCAACTAGTAGGATTGAGTATGGAAAACGTAGATTTGCCTGAGATGGAACAGATGATAATTGCTATTTTAGGACTAGGTATATTTGTTTTGGTATTTGGTTTTATATCTTTTAAATTAATAAAACTACTGCCTACAGGAGAAAAAAAAGAAGTTTTAGAATTAAATACTTTTATACAAGGAGAATATTTAACAAGGGAATTATATAAAAAAGATGGGATGAATATGATGGAAGTTTTTCCTATATTTATAATTGTAGTAATATTTATTTTATGGAATTACAAACTTTTGTTTATATAGAATAAAAGATCCTAATCCTTCCAATACTATTATTGGGAGGTATGAAAATGAAAAATAAAAAAAAGAAAAGAGAGCCAACTTTAGAAGATAAATTAAAATATGAAATTGCCGAAGAATTAGGATTGATGGATAAAATAAATGAAGTAGGATGGGGAGGCTTAACAGCTAAGGAATCAGGCAGGATAGGTGGTTTGATAAGGGTTAAAAAGAAAGAGTTAGAGAATGAGCAAAAGAAATAAGGAGGTATTTATGTGAGTTTAGGAGATATAGACAAGGCTGTAAGATTAATTAAAGATTCTTCTAAGACCATGGTATTAACAGGAGCAGGAATTTCTACGGAAAGTGGTATTCCTGATTTTAGAAGCCCTAATACAGGACTATGGGAAAATGTAGATCCGATGGAAGTTTTATCTAGAGATGTATTAAATAG
This portion of the Keratinibaculum paraultunense genome encodes:
- the dapB gene encoding 4-hydroxy-tetrahydrodipicolinate reductase; this encodes MLKVVISGYLGQMGQTISKLISAREDMELVGGIDKNASSYNGNIDIYENILDFNKKCDVIIDFSHPSSIDNLINYAILNNTPLVIGTTGYGEKEIDKLKEASKNIPIFYSANMSLGINLILSLVSKAASILGEDFDIEIIEKHHNKKIDAPSGTAYMIANEINKVFNNNKSYTFGRHTKNNKRTPDEIGIHAIRGGTIVGEHTVLFAGLDEIIEIKHSAYSKNVFAKGALTAAEFIVNKEKGLYNMKDMINK
- a CDS encoding YncE family protein; translated protein: MKLKEKLIIANTGDDTLTCINLLDKKVDKIIYLRETINNGTNTMLNVPSIGPWDMIYDGYKFVYCTNAYDNSIFKIDIISGNLVDKLYVGSFPTSIKAFDDHIFIVNSDSNSISVVDEKEFYLIENIPVGEKPIDIEIDEIQKKLYIANSNGSSINIIDLDEYKNQTIKLKNNPLKIIIEDEYMYILYSVNNGTINNSNISIMNLKNYSEEEIFQLKGIFTTMLKLNDKEIVFITSIDEGYICRLDIEKRNLLSKTKLMGMPNRIKWDRDNTIFITDIANDILYFFDIKENNLTDYIKVGKEPGGILII
- a CDS encoding DUF4364 family protein is translated as MFAENTEELAQNKLLLLYIIDKSKEPLTNEELTEFILENNYMNYFLIQQYLSELVNSKFIEYVEKENKKIYRMLDKGKITLYYLQDRIPENIKKYILSKFNQISNEKNKSTQIIGEYFKTDEHSYTINLKLVEKNDTLFSLYLNVTTEEQAQKICSTWKQNTEYIFKNILNLLINEEIFSLDN
- a CDS encoding single-stranded DNA-binding protein, with translation MISKLMDTNSVKIIGKMATPLNFSHEIYGEGFYTFEVEVPRLSNSVDILPITVSERLIVDMDLDVGAFVEIYGQLRSYNRYIDNGSRLILTVFARDIILLIDEDEIKEMLEKPNEIFLDGYICKPPIYRTTPLGREITDLLIAVNRAYNKSDYIPCIAWGRNARFCEKLLIGDHIKIWGRIQSRKYQKRYGNDKIETKVAYEVSISKLEYIENDNNRKYL
- a CDS encoding small, acid-soluble spore protein, alpha/beta type yields the protein MKNKKKKREPTLEDKLKYEIAEELGLMDKINEVGWGGLTAKESGRIGGLIRVKKKELENEQKK
- a CDS encoding type II CAAX endopeptidase family protein translates to MPKNKNIPSILETNILFLFIALSLTTLGAFAQYKNIYIGLLITEYIIILMPIVLYLKFNNYSINYVLRLNKINLKQILLTILIVLFSYPVAVFFNFIGITLLSRFIEIQPTPLPLPSNLKEYVLSFLIISLTPGICEETMFRGLIMSSYDRLGKKKAIIYSAILFGLFHFNVQNLLGPIYLGILFGTIAYKTNSIYATMIGHTVNNTIALTIGYIATKTEQLVGLSMENVDLPEMEQMIIAILGLGIFVLVFGFISFKLIKLLPTGEKKEVLELNTFIQGEYLTRELYKKDGMNMMEVFPIFIIVVIFILWNYKLLFI
- a CDS encoding aspartate-semialdehyde dehydrogenase, whose amino-acid sequence is MVNIGIVGATGMVGRNFLKIMEERNFPVNKLYLFASSKSKGKTINFKNKEYIVEELKEDSFDKPIDIALFSAGGNISKKFAPIAKEKGIVVIDNSSAWRMEEWVPLIVPEVNPEAINKHKGIISNPNCSTIQSVIPLKPLDDEYGLKRVVFSTYQSVSGSGIGGLKDLEKGLNKPFHEKYPHPIAFNVIPHIDDFLDNGYTKEEIKMIEETKKILENNDIKITATTVRVPVKYGHAVSANIELKKDFELKDIFKLLENFPGIEVLDDPTNNIYPMPIMAEGKDKVYVGRIRRDFSLENGLNIWIVADNIRKGAATNTIQIAELLLKNRRL
- the pdaB gene encoding polysaccharide deacetylase family sporulation protein PdaB, whose translation is MNKEYKRNHIIFRILVVIFLVIISIIYTGIKSNINISEVFSYKKELPIYSVETEEKKVAITFDASWGDDHTLDILDILDKYNVKSTFFLVGFWVDKYPEHVKEIYNRGHDVGNHSTNHPYMTKLSDEEIVKEINITEDKIEKIINEKPILFRAPFGDYDDRVINLCKENGYYVIQWDVDSLDWKEMGVQPVVDRVIRNVRNGSIILFHNNAKYVSEYLPIVIERLQNEGYEIVPVSQLIYKDNFYMDNTGRQIQKNDE
- the dapA gene encoding 4-hydroxy-tetrahydrodipicolinate synthase; this translates as MFKGSGVAIVTPFNDQGVDFEKLGELLEWHISEGTDAIIICGTTGESATMSDEEKKEAIRFTVEKVNNRIPVIAGTGSNNTKHSIELSQYAEEIGADGLLIVTPYYNKTTQKGLIEHYTAIADKVNIPIIVYNVPSRTGLNVLPNTLFEMSKHPNIRGVKEASGNIAQVAEIARLADDDFYIYSGNDDMVVPLLSLGGHGVISVAANILPKDTHNMVQFFLDGDIEASKELQLKMKPLIDALFIEVNPIPVKEAMNLLGMNVGPCRLPLTSMSDENREKLIDEMKKYGMEIRR
- a CDS encoding alpha/beta-type small acid-soluble spore protein, with translation MANNKIVVPEAREALNQMKLEIASELGINNYDSIDKGNLPSRVNGYVGGYMVKKLVEDAQRQLSNK